GCAAGACTATAAACCTATTCTCTAAACTTAGCATAGGGGTATTTTATGCAGCATCTAATTGTAATCAAGCAATTAAGGTACTAGACAAGATACGGGAAAAATACGATACAGCTCTGTTTTTCGAACAGATAAATCTATCCCAAGATATTGCAAATATTCATTATATGCGCAAAAAGTATCCGGGACTTTATATGGTACTCGTCATTGATTCTTTATCTAAAGAAGAAGCTCCAGAATATCTCAAAGCCGGTATAAATAATACCATTAAATACGAAACGAATCCGGAATCCTTGCAGGCTCTGTCAACCTTCCTGAAACATAGAAAAGATCAAAAGATACAGGCACTTCAACTCAAGACGCAAAACTTGAATGCTTTCCGCCTACCTTTATGGAAAAGAGCTTTTGATATCGTCTTTTCAGGAATGGCATTGTTATGTCTTTCCCCACTTCTCATACTCACAGCACTGGCTATCCGCCTAGAAAGCAAAGGTCCTATTATTTACAAATCCAAACGTGTAGGAAGCAATTATCTGATTTTTGATTTTCTCAAATTTCGGTCCATGTATACCGATGCCGACAAACATTTGAAGGATTTCAATACGCTCAACCAGTATCAGCAAGAGGAAGAACAAGAAGAAGATATTTGGGGAGAAGAGCAAGAGACCGAAGAAATTCAAAAAGTGGACGAAGAAGAAATTCTCCTGATATCTGATGATTTCGTTATTTCCGAAGAAGATTATATTCACAAAAAATCGAAAGAGAAAAGTAATGCTTTTGTCAAGTTGGAAAATGATCCTAGAATAACGAAGATAGGGCGCTTCATTCGTAAATATAGTATTGACGAATTACCACAGCTTATTAATATCTTAAAAGGAGATATGTCCATAGTAGGTAATCGCCCTCTCCCACTCTACGAAGCCGAATTACTAACTAGTGATGAACATATCGACCGCTTTATGGGACCGGCAGGACTTACCGGGCTATGGCAAGTAGAAAAAAGAGGTGAAGCCGGCAAGTTATCTGCGGAAGAACGCAAACAGTTGGATATCAAGTATGCAAAGACATTCTCTTTCTGGTTGGACATCAAAATTATTCTGAAAACAGTTACTGCATTTATTCAAAAAGAGAACGTATAACCTTTTACAGACGATGAGCACCTACATTTACATAATAGATGACCTAGTATTCTTCTTCGTGGGGATTGTTATTCTATACCTCTTTGTATTGGCAGTTGCATCGCACTTCAAGCGCATTGTCTATCCAAAAGCTGAAAAGAAATA
The nucleotide sequence above comes from Bacteroides caccae. Encoded proteins:
- a CDS encoding sugar transferase, with the protein product MQYFVYIGKDSKTINLFSKLSIGVFYAASNCNQAIKVLDKIREKYDTALFFEQINLSQDIANIHYMRKKYPGLYMVLVIDSLSKEEAPEYLKAGINNTIKYETNPESLQALSTFLKHRKDQKIQALQLKTQNLNAFRLPLWKRAFDIVFSGMALLCLSPLLILTALAIRLESKGPIIYKSKRVGSNYLIFDFLKFRSMYTDADKHLKDFNTLNQYQQEEEQEEDIWGEEQETEEIQKVDEEEILLISDDFVISEEDYIHKKSKEKSNAFVKLENDPRITKIGRFIRKYSIDELPQLINILKGDMSIVGNRPLPLYEAELLTSDEHIDRFMGPAGLTGLWQVEKRGEAGKLSAEERKQLDIKYAKTFSFWLDIKIILKTVTAFIQKENV